One Dioscorea cayenensis subsp. rotundata cultivar TDr96_F1 chromosome 19, TDr96_F1_v2_PseudoChromosome.rev07_lg8_w22 25.fasta, whole genome shotgun sequence genomic window, ttagtTTGGGTTGTTTGCGTTGtggttaattaaaatagattgGCATGTACCAAAGGAGCTTACTAAAGTAACAACGTCggataaattgataaatatagaaTTGAATATGTAAGTCTGTGTTTGTCATCCTATCATCTTAAGCTGTTGGGTTGGATTGGTTCCATATAAGGTGTTTTGTTTACATCTAGCATGACACAAAAGCTTGATTACATGGTCTGTTTGTAATGTAGATGGCTGAAGTTGACTGACAGGTACCAAATGGGTgtattaaaataactaatagtcccacattaatttagtaaatatggaTATAGATATATAAGTGTAGGTTTTTCATCCTATCAACTTAAGCTTTTGGGATGAATTGAGCTCAGGGAATGTGTTTGATTCATTATCTAACAATATGCACACAAATGCTCAGATATTCTTCTATGAACGCTGAATTGTGAACCTAATTTGAAGTTGCATTTAATAAGAGAAGCATCTATGAGAGTGGTCAAATGAGGAAGGTAgcattttatgataattttccACCAGCTGAATTTCATAAAAACTGAgaccaaataattaaaaatggtgCCCATGTACAAATAAAAATCTATCAAACAGGGTGGACAAGGAAACCGTACTAATCGCAATCAttatgtttcattaatcttctaggttgttcttggattggTATTGAGGGTGAGTTGGGATTAAGGATAATGTTTTGTTTAGAATCTTCCAGTTGCAATTTGTATCGCTGAAAAGAGTGTGGAGTTGAGGCATTTTATTACCATGGAATTTCCTATGTTGGAAGACATGTCCTAATAGTCAACATTTTCGTGTGACTGGAGTCCAAGTAAAATACATATTTCACCATTTAAAGATCTAATATATCTCTAGTTAAGCTTGAGTTGCTTGTCTTTGTTGCTAATCCTCAATTTTTACTCAAATAAATAATGTCTTGGATAAGAAATAATGAATGATAATATCTCTCATTCTAAGTAACATTTCTTTGAAGGACGCGTACATAATGTGAtggttttcttttgtcaaagtttttcatttttcattaaacTAGTTAATGTTCTTCCAGATTGATATTCAGttaacattttttatatttgttttaaatttggaCGGTACAGGAAGAGCGATATCCAACATTATTTCTATTTCCAGCAGGAAATAAGGAGCCTATATCTTATGAAGGTTATTTATCAGTCGGTAGTATCATTGAGTTCTTGATTTCTCATGGAAGCAATTCTCACCATTTAAATATGCATAAAGGTACAGTTTTGCAAATTCAccttgttttttcatttttatcttctGGGGGTTCATCGGAGGACATGCACATGATAAAATAATCAAGTTAAATAAACAAGAAGTTATAGTGTTGCACATTCATCTATCTTTCATATTGATCTTGTGGAGGTCCATTGGAGGACACGCACATGATTAAACAAGCTAGTTAAGATCTACCATATTTGGACCAATGGGTTAAAAAGTTGTATCATTGATGTCTATACATAGGGGttgctttaaaattttttaagtacaAAAGGAACAGATTTTGTGCGGGTAGAAGCTACAGAGTGACGCATActtcaacaaaattaatttagGTGACTTATATTTCTGATAAGGAGTATGATATTCAAATGTGATTAAGTTCACTAATGCCCAGATCTTCAAAATGTTGGTTACAATCTCTATAGAGGACATATAATGAGAGAGttctttttgttataattaCTTGTGTCAGTCGgctcatatatatttattacatgGAGATCAAGGAGATGAGTGATCTCTTCTGTTGATCCCTTTGTTGCATTTCTGTTTTCTCCTGTTGTCTGACTGGCCTCAGTGAACTGTTTATTTAGttgtgaatgatttttttccaGACTCCGCTTGCTCAAGCTTTTAGTCATCTCCATTATCTCACCGAGTGACTTTAATTAGTTGAATTAGATGGGACACAACATGCTTACTCATTCTGAGGTGGTGTGATCATGCCACAACTTTCTGGGCAAACTTTCAAATATGGCATCCTACTTTTGCTTGCAGGCATAGCTGCATCCTTCTTCTGCTTGCATGTACAGCTTCTATAAGATTGCATGCATCAGTGTGAAAAACAATGACTTCCATAGATTTTGTTGTTAAGATGCATTTGAGGCAGATTATGCAGGAACAATGACCCCTTCAATATATTTGCCTCTGATGAACGATCCAGTTGTGGTCGGTTCTCTTATCATCTTCTATTACTTTGCAATGCATCCATCGGTCCTTTTTGTTTGAGAAATGATTTTGGATAATTGCGTTAAATGATGTCATTATCTAACATTACGTTAAATATGTTAGGTCTGTTGTGGACCCAAAAACCGAAGCCAGGCAAGAGCACACACATGTTTGGTGATACATCTTCTCCATTGGAAGACAActtcaatgaaatcataatCAGCGAGCGGACCAGTGGAGATAATGGATACTCTGCAGATAATTTAAGTTATGATCAACGTGTGGTTCCTGGGTCTGTTCTCACAGCAACTGACAAGCTTCTGAATTCATTTCCTTTCAATAATTCGACAATTCTCATAGTAACAGCAGACAAAGATCAGGGCTTCCAAGGTCTGATAATCAATAAGCAAATAAGCTGGAACATCTTCAAAGAGTTTAGCCCAGAGACAGAGTCGATAAAGCTTGCTCCACTTTCATACGGGGGTCCAGTTGTAGTCGATAGCTTACCTCTTGTTAGCTTAGTGCAAAATCCCCGAGCAGGGTACACAACAGTTCATGCAGGtctttattttggaaatgcGGTAGCGACAAGTTTATCGATTAAGGAGATAAAATCAGGAAAACAATCTGCTAGTGACTATTGGTTTTTCCTTGGTTACTCAAGTTGGGGTTGGAATCAACTGTTCAATGAATTGGCAGAAGGATCTTGGCATTTAAGTGATTCTCCCATTACTTCTTTGGACTGGCCACATAGCTGAAACTGGTTATTGATCCACAGAAAGCCTTTATTTACGAGAACTCTATGATCGACGGCATTTTGAGACATGGTTGAAGATCGTTCCGATGGTTTCGGCATTCATTTATTGGTATTCTCCGTAGAATGCTTGTGTACCGAAATGATTGTAACTGTTGATGATGTAGCATGTTCTCTTTAGATAAACATTGAGTGTAAGCATCATTTTGTGCTAATCAAGTAAACTATTAGTTAATTTCTTGTGGGGTGCAAGTTTGAGATTGTTCATGTTGCGAAATTCTTGAGTAATTTTAGGAatgtatatattagaaaaaattgGAAGAGTGTAAATCCTTTacgtaataattttttttattaccttATTATGgaaatattcattaaaaaattatcttcattttctcatgtttgtcatttatttttcagGCGTCGGAGTTTCATTTTGCAAAAACCCTGTATATAGCAAGTCAAgggaaaaatttaaacaattcgAAATGAGCTAATTACGATGAAATATAGGGGGTTATGTGAAAACAAAAGTTGGGGAGTGTattgaaaatatggaaaaagtCAGGGGTGTTTTTGGATATGGAAAACTAGGAGGGTGTGATTGTAAAAAGCGCTTTCTAAACCCAGAGAATGGTTGTGGTTTTGGAAACCCTAGCTACGTTAGATCGCGCGAGagagacgaagaagaagaagaggagatgaaGCCGGTGGTGGGGATGGTGGTGTCGAACAAGATGCAGAAGTCCGTCGTGGTCGCCGTCGACCGCCTCTTCCACCACAAGCTCTACAATCGCTACGTGAAGCGCACCAGCAAGTTCATGGCCCACGACGAGAACAACGAGTGCAGCATCGGTGATCGGGTAATCTAATCCCCTCATCTTCTggtctttttccctttttttaaattagtttgtCTTTGTTTGAGAAGATCGTTGCTTCAATTTCTACAGTTGATTTGGGTCCATTGGTTTGCTTGATGGTTTTGGCATTGATTGGTGGGAGCAATGAGAGCACGGTTTGATTTTTGAAAGGTTTAATGGGTTTATAAATGAGATTGTGAGAAGCGCTgagaagtgtttttttctttttaataattccATATAAGCTATAGTAGAGATGGTGAGCAAtagaattctctttttcttacAAGATGGACATTTGGATTGGTGAAAATTAGCTATAAatgtttaggaaaaaaaatcctGAGAAAATGTTTACTCTTTGGAGAATTTTGGAAGATTTGTGTGAGAGTTGTTTAATGTATCTTGAATATATGATTCAAACAcattattaattagaaaaaaatctacTGATAAATGACCGAAGAAAAGGCTGAAGAAAATGTTGGTCTTTGGATAATTTCAGATAATTTGTGTGGGAGTTACTTTTATGTGTGTGTCCTTAAAACGCAACGGAAGgtgaattattaattaattcatcgAGCCTGACAGAAATCTATTTTTTAGTATGTGCATGTAATGTTAGGTGATAACCTGCTTAGATGTAGGTTATGGAAAGTTAAGCCCTTGAAAAGAACAATATTTGCCTTGCTCTTTGTTCTTTGAGTATTAACGGAAGTTTCATGTGGAAAAGTTGTTTTGGGAGAAAGGGAAATTAGGAAGCTGGCAATTTAAATCTTTCTGAAGATGTATGATGCTGGATAACTAAAACCTTGACTTTACCTATTCTGTGTTGTTGCGTCTTGGTGGACAAACAATTTACTCCGTAATGAATGCTTGTGTTCAACCAGAAATTTTTGTGATAGCCATCCTTAACATAACTATTAATGATAAGAAGTTTCATGAGCAATACTAACGTCACCAATTTATATTTTCAGTTGAGACTTTGGTTACTGTTTCAGTTCTCATAATGGGTTTTCTTGAAAAGCTATGCTAGATGCATTGAAAGATTAATGCTTGTGTTCAACCAGAAATTTTGGTGATAGCCATCCTTAACATAACTATTAATGATAAGAAGTTTCATGAGCAATACTAACGTCACCAATTTATATTTTCAGTTGAGACTTTGGTTACTGTTTCAGTTCTCATAATGGGTTTTCTTGAAAAGCTATGCTAGATGCATTGAAAGATTTTGATTATTATGCCATTTCTTTTGAGATCGACTGTATAAAATCCTCTTTTGTGAATTATCAAGGTCTGTACTTCGTTGTGCTCTTAAATGATGTTATAAATCTACTAGGTAATCTATTATCCTTATGCATAAAGATAATAATTCAGTTTTCATGATACCTCATTTACTTGGTAAGCTTTGCATGCTTGTGCCTTTTTTTCCTTCTGTCTTCCTTATACTTGTATCAtgttcttttcttgtatttgaaGATTCCCAAACTAGAATGGTTTTCTACACCAAGCAAAATGCCTTCATAAGTTGAAGTTCAGTCTCTTGCAAAGCCTCAAGTAGGTATGCCCCAAAATAAGGGGAGGGGAAAGTTAGGGAACTGTTCAGAGACAACATTGTTACATCCGACACACAAGATACTAAATGAATATGgattttgtgttctttgaaTAATCTCATTTACTAAGTTTTGGTATTCATCTAGGTGATGAACATATGTGTAGCCTCTGTACACAGTAGTTTACATGGCGAAAAttgaacaaaaattttaataaggAAGTTCAGTGTTGTTTTATCATATAATCAATAGCaccttaaaaaataaacttcaaAATTCTTCATCGGTCTTTCTATTCTTATCATATGGTTGCTTCCCCTGCCATACATCATCACATAAGATTGGATAGTCAACATTGATTTGAAGCTTTAAGGCAATGGTGAGAAACACCTATTTAGCTCCAGGCATATTGAACTTTCAAATTCTCTGCTTGTCTTCTGTAAGCCTACTTGAATGTTTTCGCTTATATTTCTCATTGTTCTCAGGTTAGGCTGGATCCTTCAAGACCATTGAGCAAACGAAAGCACTGGGTTGTTGCAGAGATCCTCCGAAAAGCCAGAGTTTATGTCCCACCATCATCGATACCTGCAAGTCCAAGTGATTCTACTGGAGGTCCCAAACCAGCTGCGACAAGTCCCTCTTCCTGAGCTAGCTCCAGGTAAAATGCTCCAATTCGTTGAACATCATCATCCTTTGTCTGTATTGCTGCTATCTATACTTTTTGGCCTCCGAGAAATTAATGATAATGCACCATTATTCTTGGAACTTGTTTTGGATTATGAGTTAATAATCCAGTGctatatttttactaaatattCACCAATGCATCTTCAACCAGGCTATGCATTTTTCTGATTTTGCGTGAATAATAAggcatttatatttataatatggcaTAGTTAATCAATTGATTTCAGATTTGTTTTTCTGTGGCTTTAGAAAGTGAGAACCTACTTGAGCTCTGTTTATATGGGATTTTGACATGCCACCCCCTGTAAAGCAACTAgattattacatttttaaatattcctCGTCATCCTCAAGTGTTATTTTACCTACCAATCACTGAAATgatctttgatgttttgattggcTTGAAAATGActtttttctatatatgttcTTTATGTTATATAAAATCTCTTTCCTAAGGTGTTTTATattggatatttatttaattctaataaataaatcatggtTTTCTTCTGTTTTGGACGAGAATGATAAAAGGATTTATATTTCCAATAGAAacaagtatttttaaaatttgaatgaaattatttctttttctgatGCTGATGCGAAGGATAAAGGATGTATATCCATGACCTTCATCGTACACatcttaatatatttaaacctGTGTTTATACTTATCACTCCCGTTGTTCCACTGTTTAAAACTCATGgtaccctctctctctctctctctgatctTATATAATCACAAATATACACTTTTATGTGGGTTTATGTGAAAAAttgcatttatatttattgttgaacataatatactttttttttattattatcatacaAGATGATGTGAGTTTTGTATTAACAACTACtcattaatttatgtattttatataaaaatttcattttaattatttttaaaaaagtttacatTTAGGAATTATGTAATCCAGGTACCAACAATATTGCCGGTAATCATGAGTattgagaaaaatcaaatctttcccCTTCTTTTATGTGTACACTATtcactttatttaaatatatacataaatatagatGCGTGCGCcgttgttgtatatatatatatatatatataatatcatagcTAAAACAAAGAGGATAACTACCTTAAACTAAATGACTTATTTTTCCAATAAGTTAAAGCTTATGTACATCTTAATCAAGAAGCATCTGAACGCAAGCAAGCTTGAAACTGAAACAAATCATCCAACATAAACCACACTCAAACTAATCACTTAAAAAATACTTATACACCCACAATCCAttcctttctttcttcacaAAGAGATCATTGTGGTTGCTGTCATTGTGGATTAATAATATTAGGACAGACCTGCAATGTAAGTATCAACCTTATCATTCATCTTCCTGCCCAAAAACTTCATGCAAATTGGTGGCTGCACTCCTGCCAGAGCAAGGATAGACTGAGGAAGAACCCAAATTCCATCGCCGCAAATTAGACCAGATGCGACGGCAGATCCAAAGGCATCGGCTTTCTTCTTATCCACAAGCTCCCAGACGAAGAGTATGAAGCTTCCGACACACATGTCAATGGCAAAGTATGGACCAAGGTAGAATGGAATGGCCATTGCCATTGGAAGTGGAATATAACCAGCAAACTTCTTTGGCACAAAATCTCTGATCAAGCATATGACAATGGCAGCGGCAAAGAAGACATAGCAAAGAGTGAGGCAGTGCTTGGGCAGTGAGCCAAAGCCATCAACACCAAGTATGGCCATGTTACGATAAACAACACCGAATGGAGCAGGGTACTGGCTTCCAGTCTCGCCGAGGTCCTTAAAAGCTTTGTAGAAGAGCCAGAAGACACAAGGAGAGATAATGCATCCCATGGCAGTGCCAATCACTTGGCTGATAAACATGGACCTTGGAGAAGCTAAAGTGAGATAACCGGTCTTGAAATCCTGCATGAGATCAGAAGCAGTTGATACAATGCTCATCATTACTCCGCAGGCTGCAAGGCCGGCAAGGACACCTCCATGAGAGGCACCCACCCATGCGCCAATGGTGAAGATGGCAAGCTTGCCATAGGTGGAGGCGAGGGACCAGTCGGTGAGACCACAACCGTAAGCATTGCAGAAAGCAAGTGCTGGTGCTAAAATGTAGACTACTACGATGTAGTACCATTTGAGTGGTGGGAAGATGTGAGGGAGGGTGAAGATGGCAATGAACGCAGCGGCAACATAGCCTACAAATGCAACCTTCTTTGGTATCTGGCCCCGGAGGAACATTTCAATCCGTCGTTGTTCATCAAAGGTACCAACTGCGTCGGTAGTAGTTGGGGTGCCATTTTCTGAAATTGGTAGTGTTGTTGCAGGGCCTTTCCTAGCATTGGCAATGATAACAGGGATTGTTCGGCATAGAACTTTGACAAAGTTGTAGAGACCATCACCAAGGATCAAAGCAATGGAAATGAAAACCTGCACAATTGAAACAGTTAGAGGAGTTAATGTGGAGCTTAATGAGAGAtaaggattatttttttacttactCTGTAACCTTGTAAACCATGGAGATTGCTATCTATGAGCGTTGCAGGGTACCAGCTCCCCTTTTTATCACCTATCAGAGGCCACATTACCCCCCACGACAGAATTCCTCCCAGAAGGATAGATATATTGACAATGTATGGACAAATCATTCCAACACCAACATAAGTTGCAGAAAAGTCAAAGAAAAACCTGTAAATAATTGCACAGGCAATTGCATCAGCAATAAGTAATAGTATAAACTAGACATTTGTAGTAGGATTTAAGATGGGAGGACACAAGTTTGAAGCTTATGGAGTTTACTTGTTTTTGTAAGCTTTAAGACCTAAGGAAGGGAAGGATTGGAATCCACAGTCATCACCAGCTGTGTAGAACCATTGGAAAAATCCCCACAAGAAACTTCCGACAAAAAACTTGCCCAGGGCCTTCACTTGTTTCCTGCAAAATGTATAAGCTTACATCAATTTAAACCAGTTCTTTTAGCAGATTTAATAtacagaaaaaagaaagaaattgttAAGGAAGTACTTCACTCACTTTGCTAGCTTGGCTCCTTCTGGGGTGTGAAAGCTGTTGATAAGATGAGCAGTAGCTGTACCACTAGGATATATCAACTTGTAGTCTATAATCATGACCTGTAGAACATTTGATGGTGAACAGACGTGGATGATCCCATTCTACATATATAATGAGTCATTCTGAAATTTCTAGTTACCTTTCTTAGGGGGACCAGAGAGAAGAGCCCAAGGAAGCTTACGAGAAACAGAAACCCAATTAACCATCCTATTTGAGGATTTTTTGTGTTCTGTGGATCATTTAACTCGGTTGTTTGGCTTGCAACCCTATCACTCATGCCAAAGATGTAGCTTCCAAACCCACCTATTGTAAAAATTACAGAATATGTCAGAGTACACAAAGCTGCAATtagagaatgaagaaaaaatcaTTCCGAATGCATCAGAATAGAATGTACACATAATTCAAATTAGATGCGAAGTTTAAGCGGAACGTAAATGTAAATTTTACAGCACATGAAAGTCCAATGATATTGCAGTGATCTCAATTAAATTTGACAAAGGAATAAAACAGCCAAGTTTCTTAAATGGTGTATTTGATCACAGATATTCGGCAAAGGATAATAATAACCACAATGAATTgactataataaaattacattgcTGTGAGTAAAACTCTAGAAATATCATCTCATAAGGCAAGATGAGAGAAGCCCATCCAGTAAGGTGGTCATCAAACTTCCATAAAGCATATAGTGCCTCAAGCTATACTTGAACTGGCCCAGGGTCTACAAGTTAGCAACTGGGTTGGTATTTCACAAGCTACATTGGTAAACTATCCCGAGGTGATTACAATGGCATGTAGAgttttaaaatcatataaaatgatGAATCTATATACTGAGAAAATAAATAGAAGATAGAATAGCTCTGTTCCAGGATATACGTTAAGTGTGTGACCACGCCTATGTGGTCACACTCTTCATGCATATCATCTTTCgaggaagaataataataaagctGAGCATGTAGGCGTGGTCCAACAGGATTTTGTCTCAACAGAagcaaaaacaatgaaaaattgaaTAGCAAACAGAAATAATTAATATAGCATTTTAGATCGAAATAACAAATCtaaccaaatataaaagaaaccaACCCTACAATATAGAGAGTTGGTCATTACTCCCCTCCTAACGAGAGCCAAATGTCAAGAGTTTGAATTTCTCCCAATTCAAAAGTTTGAGAGTTTGTGATTTACagttatcaaaaatataaaataaaaaataaaaaataaaagattatcaTCTAGTTTGGAATATTATAAaactctaaattttttaatgtgacattttataaataaataaataaacaaataaagacaAGTTTATAATTGAGAAACAAATTTTCACCAATTGTAATTTAATGAATGGTTTAcaattaatatcaaataaaataagaaatagtaagaagtattttagttaaataaaactaaattaagcTAAATACGTTTCAAACAACTATGCAGTTGTTAGTCGTAAATATTTCATCATatcttaatatttaaatatgtaaatgaCATCCACAATTCCACATGGAGCTCGGCAAATAATGTGGACCATCCAGCAAATAATGCTGACCATCCATCCCTAAGAAGACTATAATTAGAGGATTGCATCATCAGAGACTTATCCCTAAGTCCACTTGCTTCTCAAATAATGAtaagaaacaaagaattaataccattttattattactaaacAGTCAGACTTAGAAGAACTACTAATAGACAAGACtacaaaaattagaataaataaaatacaataatcatCCAAAACCATTCACATTACAAGAATCTGCCACCAACCTGTAATCCTTAATATTTGTGTTAGattcaaattttcatatttactaACATCCCAAGAGAAAGGGCTggcaatcaatcaatcaataaaaataaaatttacttcaTCAAAACTACAAGAACAATTGAAATAAAACAATAGAGCATTTTTTCAGAAAACGTATCCTACAAAACTTGCACAATttgtaataataaatctaaaaatatctttttcacAGATTATATCCAAtgttaacatatttaaaaaggTGTATTAACAAGGTGTAACCGTGCCAAAAAAAAACCAGCATATATAAACCGGtattacatttttattaatttttataatgaatatattaaaattaaggaGCACAAAACGTGAAATTTCTTTTGGTAAACTGCCTTGGGATCAGCGCAAActgattaaaaaacaaagttaACAACTTGGGCGCAACTTATTCCTAAAGTCCAAAAGCAGCATTCCTGATACggaatttgaaaaagaaatcctaaaataataGAATCCAGAAGAAACCGTGAATAACATCCAAATCGCaccaaacaaacaacacaaCCACGCGCGGTGGTTAAGCGTGCCATCCACGattaaaaacaccaaaaaaacatattaggaaagaaaaacactgtttttttaattaaatttttagtgtAAAGCAAGTAAAaactactaaataaaaaatataaaaatatatatatatatataaattacactGACTAATGTCCTTGGATCTCGGACAATACTCATCTGGTCAAAATCTTttgaattatcaaaattaataaatgaattaatgtTTCTCACTTCTCCAACAAACTTTAGCCCATGATTTAAActccaattaattaattaattaattaattaaaaacttcaTACATTAAGACGAAAAAGTCAAAGATGATcctaatttttagaaatttaaaatttaattattagatgATACCTTATTTAATATAGGTGAAAGTTACagatttgtccatatttataaaaataaaaaaaaaaaacaatatgataAGTAACACTAGCTTT contains:
- the LOC120283763 gene encoding 30S ribosomal protein S17-like; the encoded protein is MKPVVGMVVSNKMQKSVVVAVDRLFHHKLYNRYVKRTSKFMAHDENNECSIGDRVRLDPSRPLSKRKHWVVAEILRKARVYVPPSSIPASPSDSTGGPKPAATSPSS
- the LOC120250145 gene encoding probable metal-nicotianamine transporter YSL12, yielding MSRRGETGIGIADHEAEGATAPSPAEVGMRKKEIGGEAEEEMSVEKAFEGERVPTWREQLTVRALVVSFFMSVMFSVIVMKLNLTTGIIPSLNVSAGLLGFFFVKSWTKLLEKSGFLKQPFTRQENTVIQTCVVAAYGIAFSGGFGSYIFGMSDRVASQTTELNDPQNTKNPQIGWLIGFLFLVSFLGLFSLVPLRKVMIIDYKLIYPSGTATAHLINSFHTPEGAKLAKKQVKALGKFFVGSFLWGFFQWFYTAGDDCGFQSFPSLGLKAYKNKFFFDFSATYVGVGMICPYIVNISILLGGILSWGVMWPLIGDKKGSWYPATLIDSNLHGLQGYRVFISIALILGDGLYNFVKVLCRTIPVIIANARKGPATTLPISENGTPTTTDAVGTFDEQRRIEMFLRGQIPKKVAFVGYVAAAFIAIFTLPHIFPPLKWYYIVVVYILAPALAFCNAYGCGLTDWSLASTYGKLAIFTIGAWVGASHGGVLAGLAACGVMMSIVSTASDLMQDFKTGYLTLASPRSMFISQVIGTAMGCIISPCVFWLFYKAFKDLGETGSQYPAPFGVVYRNMAILGVDGFGSLPKHCLTLCYVFFAAAIVICLIRDFVPKKFAGYIPLPMAMAIPFYLGPYFAIDMCVGSFILFVWELVDKKKADAFGSAVASGLICGDGIWVLPQSILALAGVQPPICMKFLGRKMNDKVDTYIAGLS